CCAAAAACGCGCCCGTGAAATCTTCTTCCTTGGCTTTAACTATACGGCTGATGAAGCATTTGATATGGGTATGGTCAATCGCTCAATTCCTCATGCTGAACTAGAAACAGAAGCATTATCATGGGCAAAAGAGATCAACAGTAAATCACCAACAGCAATGCGTATGCTTAAATACGGCTTTAACTTGCCAGATGATGGGTTAGTTGGCCAACAGCTATTTGCAGGCGAAGCAACACGTCTTGCTTATGGTACAGACGAAGCTCAAGAAGGTCGTGATGCATTCCTTGAAAAGCGCGATCAAGATTTTTCTAAGTTTCCTTGGCACTATTAATTCTAATATCAGAATTAATACAGTAAGCAAAAGATGAAAACTTAATGCTTTAACTTAAATACTGCCTGCTTAGTCATTTCATAATGATAACCCTCTGCCTTAATTGGGAGGGTTTATGTTATCTAACAAACATTTGCACTTTCCCCCACCAGAACACCAATTTGTTCTATCTATAAATCATTAATAAATGAAAAAACATCTCATTTACAGGGATTTTTCACGTCATTAAAAGATGGTTTAAACACTAATCGAATAAACCTTTTGTTGTAATTGATAAAAAAAACTTTAAATAGTAATGAGAATTGTTATCATTAAATCAATTGAACAATATTAACTACAAGGGTTATCTCATGAAAAAGACCATCTCATTTGCTATTTTGCACTTCAGCGTTGCCTTTACTATCACTTACTTATTAACTGGCAGCATTGTTATTGGTGGGGCCGTCGCCTTGATTGAGCCAGCAGTAAACACTGTAGTATTTTATTTTCATGACAAAGTTTGGAACAAAATTGAGGCTAATGATTTAGCGAATGCAGCCACGGCATAGCCTCAATTTAAAGTGTAGTAAGTAGATTGCCACTATTTTGGTGGTGTTTCTTTCTCTAAGCCTAACTTATTTGCTAATGGCGCTATCGCACCGCCTTGAATAAAGATAGAGAACAATACAAAAAAGAACACCATATGGACTATATCGATAGCACCAGGTACACCTGCAGCAGCCGGTATAAGTGCAAACACAATAGGAGTCGCACCTTTTAAGCCAATCATTGATATAAATAGACGCTTTTTCCAGCTTGCTTTTACAAAAGGTAAATAGCACATCTGCACCGCTAGTGGTCTAGCTACAAATATCAGCAATAAACCTGGGATAATTGAAACCCAAAATACTGTCATTAATGTTTGTGGGAAAATCTGAAGCCCCAACACAATGAACATCAATGCCTGTGCTAGCCAAGACAAGCTATTAAAAAAGTGCAAGTTAACTTGTTGGCCACGTTTAATACCATTGCCTATCACCACACCTGCAATATAAGAAGCCAATAAGATATTACCACCTAATAAGTCTGCACCATAGGTAGCAATAATAAAGCTGGCTAAGACAAATACAGGGATCAAACCATACTCAGATAAACTAATTTTACTCAATAAAGTAACCGCAATTTTGCCGATTAAGAGTCCTGCAGCAACTGCGACAAATATCTGGGTGACTAAATCAAGACTAAGTGAAGAAAGTGATACCGATTGAGTTGATGATAATGCCATCTCAGTCAATACAATCACCATCAACATAGCAACAGGATCATTGGTTGCTGATTCAAACTCCAACACTGTATCGGTTTCTTCTTTTAACTTAAGCTTTTTTGATTCCAAAATTGAAAATACAGCTGCCGCATCAGTAGAGGACACCACTGCAGCAAAGAGTAAACAAATAATAAAATCAAAATCGAGTAGCAAATAGAGGATACCTGCAAATATCACTGTGGTAAAAATCACCCCAAACGAAGCTAATACACCTCCTTCTTTATAAGCGACTTTTATTTTTGCAGTCGAAGTATTCAAGCCACCGACAAAAACAATCACATTTAAGGCCAGCCCGCCTATCCATGCGGTTTTATCTAAGTTGTCATATACAAAGTTAAATTCACCATTACCCAATGACAGCCCTACACCCATAAAAATAAATAGTGATGGAATACCAAGAGTTCGAGATGGGTGATGTAATAGAATGCCAATAACAACCAGAATAGACATTCCAATCATGATCATCTCGGTTGTCATAAAGCCCGCCTTTAAGAAATTAAGTTAGAGTGTGTTGATGTTTTGCCTTTCAGGAATAAAAGACAAAGTTATAAGCTTTGTGAGTTTTATAACTAAATCGATAATTAAGCTCGACTGTAATAAAACTTTAATAAAATAATTAATGAGAATTAATTTGTGCACAATATAGCATTTATCGCGCCCTCAAACTTAAAATAGACTTAAAAAGCTATTAACACAAAACTTTATTTACGCCCCAGCGAGATCCAAAAAGCACCACCAACCAGCATAAGTAATGCCTTGCGCATGTTTAAGTTAATTTAAGAAAACCTGATAACTTTTTACTGAATTATAGTTAATAAAGATAAATGATTAACATTAAAATAACACTACAAAAACATAATCTTAGATACCACCTATCGAAAAGATAGCGACATTTTTCACTGTAACTTAACTGTCATATTGATCTGTCTTAATGCACTCGCTTCAAATTACAGCGCTGAATGAAGCACGCTAACTTCCAATATCCAAGACGGGTATTAAGTACAAATTTAAGTCCAAATAATAAGTGGAACTTGTGATGAAAAAAGTGATTGGTTTATTAACTGCTGTTGGTTTAATGACGGCACCTCTTGTTCAAGCTGGTACAGTTACAGTATCTGGTTCAACATCTGTTGCACACGTTATGGAAGTGCTAGCAGAGAATTATCAAAACACAGCGAAAAAGAACGTTGAAGTGCAAAGCACAGGTTCTTCTGCGGGTATTCGTGCTGCGAAAGACGGCACCAGCATGATTGGTATGTCTTCTCGTAACATTAAAGAAAATGAACTAAACGACAATACAAAAGAAATCGTTATTGCTCGTGACGGTATTGCTGCAGCAGTAAACAAAGCAAACCCTGTTCAAGACTTAACTCAAGAGCAAATTTCAAAAATCTACCGTGGTGAAATCAAAAACTGGAGCGAAGTTGGCGGCGAAGCACGTCCTATCGTTGTAGTAACTCGTGAAAACGGTTCTGGTACTCGTGGTGCTTTCGAAGAAATCATGGACCTACAACGTACAGTAAACGGCCATAAAGTAACGGCTATTACTCCTACTGCTCAAGTAGGTAACGGTAACGGCATGATCAAGACAATCGTTGCTAACAACCCATTTGCTATTGGTTATATTTCACTGGGTTCAGTTGATGATTCTTTAGTTGCTCTAAGTGTAGGTGGTGTTGAAGCTACTGATAAAAACATCGCAACTGGTGACTACCAAATCGCTCGTCCATTCATCGTATTAGTGAATGACCAGCCACATCCAAATGCACAAGGCTTCCTAGACTTCATCATGTCAAATGACGGTCAAAGCATTGTTGCTGAAGAAGGTTACATCCGCGTTCAGTAATTATTGAACTAAATATCTTAAGAGGAGCTTATGCTCCTCTTTTGTAATTTCTAAAAAAATTAAAACTACTTAATCATCAGTACGACCTCGAGGCATATGATGAATACAGCAACTAAAGTCCAACCACAAGGACTGCAACTTGCACCTAAAAACGCCATAGACATTAAAGAAATCTTCTTTCATGGCCTATTCCTATGTTGCGCTATGGTTGGCGTTCTATCTGTTTCCACCATTGGATGGTTTGTATTTAACGAAGGTTTACCTGCATTTAAAGAAGCAGGCGTTACTGAGTTTGTAACAGGTAAAGAATGGTTGCCACCAGCGTTATATGGCATACTCCCGATGATTGTCGCCTCAATCATCTCTACTGCTGGCGCCGTTATGATTGGTGTTCCAATCGCAATTCTTACTGCGGTATTCCTCGCAGAAATTGCTCCAAAATGGTTAGCAGATCTCGTTAGACCCGCTGTTGAACTACTCGCTGGTATTCCATCTGTTGTTTACGGCTTTTTCGGGTTGGTGATTATTGTCCCAGCTATCGAAACCCTATTTAATATTCCTGCTGGTAACACGCTATTAGCAGGGATCATTGTATTAGCAATCATGATTTTGCCAACCGTCATTACTATTTCAGAAACCTCAATCAGAGCCTTACCTTCTGTTTATAAAGAAGGTGCATTAGCACTTGGGGCATCGCATGTTTACAGTATTTTTAAAGTATTAATTCCTGCTGCTAAAAGCGGC
This window of the Shewanella goraebulensis genome carries:
- a CDS encoding DUF2061 domain-containing protein, coding for MKKTISFAILHFSVAFTITYLLTGSIVIGGAVALIEPAVNTVVFYFHDKVWNKIEANDLANAATA
- a CDS encoding potassium/proton antiporter, translated to MTTEMIMIGMSILVVIGILLHHPSRTLGIPSLFIFMGVGLSLGNGEFNFVYDNLDKTAWIGGLALNVIVFVGGLNTSTAKIKVAYKEGGVLASFGVIFTTVIFAGILYLLLDFDFIICLLFAAVVSSTDAAAVFSILESKKLKLKEETDTVLEFESATNDPVAMLMVIVLTEMALSSTQSVSLSSLSLDLVTQIFVAVAAGLLIGKIAVTLLSKISLSEYGLIPVFVLASFIIATYGADLLGGNILLASYIAGVVIGNGIKRGQQVNLHFFNSLSWLAQALMFIVLGLQIFPQTLMTVFWVSIIPGLLLIFVARPLAVQMCYLPFVKASWKKRLFISMIGLKGATPIVFALIPAAAGVPGAIDIVHMVFFFVLFSIFIQGGAIAPLANKLGLEKETPPK
- a CDS encoding phosphate ABC transporter substrate-binding protein is translated as MKKVIGLLTAVGLMTAPLVQAGTVTVSGSTSVAHVMEVLAENYQNTAKKNVEVQSTGSSAGIRAAKDGTSMIGMSSRNIKENELNDNTKEIVIARDGIAAAVNKANPVQDLTQEQISKIYRGEIKNWSEVGGEARPIVVVTRENGSGTRGAFEEIMDLQRTVNGHKVTAITPTAQVGNGNGMIKTIVANNPFAIGYISLGSVDDSLVALSVGGVEATDKNIATGDYQIARPFIVLVNDQPHPNAQGFLDFIMSNDGQSIVAEEGYIRVQ
- the pstC gene encoding phosphate ABC transporter permease subunit PstC; protein product: MNTATKVQPQGLQLAPKNAIDIKEIFFHGLFLCCAMVGVLSVSTIGWFVFNEGLPAFKEAGVTEFVTGKEWLPPALYGILPMIVASIISTAGAVMIGVPIAILTAVFLAEIAPKWLADLVRPAVELLAGIPSVVYGFFGLVIIVPAIETLFNIPAGNTLLAGIIVLAIMILPTVITISETSIRALPSVYKEGALALGASHVYSIFKVLIPAAKSGILTGVALGVARAIGETMAIIMVMGNAPAMPGSILEPARTLTANIAMEMSYATGIHSSALYATGIVLLAFIVLLNGSLLYLNRKRAY